One Lacticaseibacillus rhamnosus genomic window carries:
- a CDS encoding fructose-1,6-bisphosphatase has product MDLYSELTAKYQTVPAIATEIINLEAILNLPKPTEAFMSDIHGEYNAFQHVLRNGSGNVKSKIRSCFRDEMTETTLQRFAFLVYYPSERLAAIHQELQGDDLQQWYLTTFRRLIRLLAFTATKYTRSKVRKAMAPEFVYITEELLYNDADTPDKLAYYWQIIRNLIVLEQADEWIEATCRTIQRLTVDHFHIVGDIYDRGPAPDQVVESLIKRDQRHSVDIQWGNHDILWIGGAAGSALCIANLVRISARYNNLSILEDVYGINLRHLARLAEQYYQDNPAFSPKMGRSDRPITEAERLQITQIHQAIAMIQFKLEGPAIKRRPEFEMDHRLLLDKLAADFSTIQLNGHTYPITNGCFATVDPADPYRLLEEEQEVIDSLVESFTHSEKLHRHMDFLMDRGSMYLRYNRNLLLHGCVPVDEDGNFIGLTIEGTTYTGRQLFDMLEANLRLAYSQPTEKADLATDLLWYLWTGPNSPLFGKHDMTTFERYFIKDPATHAEGRNAYYHLRKDPDFIKKILREFVLDPEVGHVINGHTPVKKGTDPIMANNKMIVIDGGFSKPYQKTTGIGGYTLLDNSYGMQLVTHQPFTTKADAIANLTDIISTRRVVETEARRRTVAETDIGTALQAEVEVLKRRLAELRNGD; this is encoded by the coding sequence ATGGATTTGTACAGTGAATTGACGGCCAAGTATCAAACGGTTCCGGCCATTGCCACCGAGATTATCAACCTGGAGGCAATTTTAAACCTGCCTAAGCCGACTGAGGCATTTATGAGTGATATTCACGGGGAATATAATGCGTTTCAGCATGTTCTGCGCAATGGCAGCGGTAATGTGAAGAGCAAGATCCGTTCATGTTTTCGGGATGAGATGACCGAGACGACTTTGCAGCGGTTTGCTTTTTTGGTGTATTACCCGTCGGAACGGTTGGCTGCGATTCATCAGGAATTGCAAGGGGATGATTTGCAGCAGTGGTATCTGACCACTTTTCGCCGGTTGATTCGCTTGCTGGCGTTTACCGCGACTAAATATACGCGTTCGAAAGTGCGTAAGGCGATGGCGCCGGAGTTTGTTTATATTACCGAAGAGCTACTGTATAACGATGCGGACACGCCTGATAAGCTGGCTTATTATTGGCAGATTATTCGTAACTTGATTGTTTTGGAGCAGGCCGATGAGTGGATTGAGGCGACGTGTCGGACGATTCAGCGGCTGACGGTCGATCATTTTCACATTGTGGGCGATATTTATGATCGGGGACCGGCGCCAGATCAGGTAGTCGAGAGTTTGATCAAGCGTGATCAGCGGCATTCGGTGGATATTCAGTGGGGCAATCATGATATTTTATGGATCGGTGGTGCAGCTGGTTCGGCACTATGCATTGCCAATCTGGTTCGGATTTCAGCCCGGTATAACAATCTAAGCATTCTTGAAGATGTTTATGGGATTAATTTGCGCCATTTAGCACGCTTGGCGGAACAATATTATCAGGATAATCCGGCCTTTTCGCCTAAAATGGGGCGCTCGGATCGACCAATTACCGAGGCGGAACGGTTACAAATCACCCAGATTCATCAGGCAATTGCCATGATTCAGTTCAAACTTGAAGGCCCGGCCATCAAGCGGCGTCCGGAATTTGAAATGGATCATCGGTTGCTGCTGGATAAGTTAGCTGCGGATTTTTCCACGATTCAGCTGAACGGGCATACTTATCCCATCACCAATGGCTGTTTTGCGACGGTTGACCCGGCTGATCCTTATCGACTTTTGGAGGAGGAGCAAGAGGTTATTGATTCCTTAGTCGAGTCCTTCACTCATTCGGAAAAGTTGCATCGCCATATGGACTTTTTGATGGATCGCGGCAGTATGTATCTGCGGTATAATCGCAATTTGCTGTTACACGGGTGCGTGCCGGTTGATGAAGATGGCAATTTCATTGGTTTAACGATTGAAGGCACGACTTATACAGGCCGGCAGTTGTTTGACATGCTGGAAGCCAATTTGCGCCTCGCTTACAGTCAGCCCACGGAAAAGGCGGATTTGGCGACTGACCTGTTGTGGTATCTGTGGACCGGTCCGAATTCACCCCTTTTTGGCAAGCACGACATGACCACATTTGAGCGGTACTTTATCAAGGATCCGGCGACCCATGCAGAAGGCCGTAATGCTTATTATCACCTGCGCAAGGATCCTGATTTCATCAAAAAGATTCTGCGTGAGTTTGTGCTTGATCCGGAAGTCGGTCACGTGATTAATGGTCATACGCCGGTTAAAAAAGGAACCGATCCAATCATGGCGAATAACAAAATGATTGTCATTGACGGCGGATTTTCAAAGCCTTACCAAAAAACAACCGGGATTGGCGGGTATACCCTGCTGGATAATTCTTATGGCATGCAGCTGGTCACCCATCAGCCGTTTACGACCAAGGCCGATGCGATTGCCAATTTAACTGACATTATTTCCACTCGCCGCGTTGTTGAAACCGAAGCCCGGCGCCGTACCGTGGCAGAAACCGATATTGGCACCGCGCTGCAGGCTGAGGTGGAGGTGTTAAAACGACGCCTTGCTGAGTTACGAAATGGTGACTAA
- a CDS encoding Spx/MgsR family RNA polymerase-binding regulatory protein produces MIKLYTSGSSKSSREARAWLEANGLPFQEISLSKQGISKEQILELLARSEDGVDSLVSRRSKAFQALDIDFDALSLKQAVDLLAEKPAILRRPIIVDERRLLFGFNQDSVRVFLPREVRRQKLWTALLNTSSV; encoded by the coding sequence ATGATTAAGTTGTATACGTCGGGTTCTTCGAAATCAAGTCGAGAGGCTCGGGCATGGTTAGAAGCCAATGGGTTGCCATTTCAGGAAATTTCGTTGTCAAAGCAAGGTATCAGCAAGGAGCAGATTCTTGAGCTCTTGGCGCGGTCGGAGGATGGCGTTGATAGTTTAGTCTCGCGCCGATCTAAGGCATTTCAGGCACTTGACATTGATTTCGATGCGCTATCACTAAAGCAGGCGGTTGATTTGTTGGCAGAAAAACCGGCTATCCTGCGCCGTCCGATCATTGTGGATGAACGCCGACTGTTGTTTGGGTTTAATCAAGACTCTGTCCGGGTCTTTTTACCACGTGAAGTCCGGCGGCAAAAGCTTTGGACGGCTTTGTTAAATACATCGAGTGTGTGA
- a CDS encoding AAA family ATPase — translation MANFNDPFFNHDMDDVFNQMLQGMGKGESARYVVNGHEMTPDEFAQYRATGQLPKQGDEIPVETTGEQAVKKGGILEKLGRNLTQEAKDGLLDPVIGRDHEIQETAEILSRRTKNNPILVGDAGVGKTAVVEGLAQAIVKGNVPESIKDKQIWSIDLSNLEAGTQYRGSFEEKIQNLIKEVKAAGNVILFFDEIHQILGAGATGGEESGGKGLADIIKPALSRGEITVIGATTQDEYRNTIMKDSALARRFNDVTINEPSAADTVKILEGVKKLYEQHHHVQLPENVLKAAVDYSIQYIPQRSLPDKAIDLIDMTAAHLASKHPIVDKVELEKQIKDLNAQKDAAAKAEDFEKAANLKKEIADKQHQLEGTNNEKPVVATPNDVAAAVERLTGIPVSKLGASDIERLKGIGKRLKGKVIGQDEAVDMVARAIRRNRAGFDEGNRPIGSFLFVGPTGVGKTELAKQLALDLFGSKDAIIRLDMSEYSDRTAVSKLIGTSAGYVGYNDNKNTLTEQVRRNPYSIVLLDEIEKADPQVLTLLLQVLDDGRLTDGQGNVVDFKNTVIIATSNAGFGNEALTGEKEKDEDLMKRLAPYFRPEFLNRFNGIVEFSHLTKNDLGKIVDLMLEDVNKTLAKKGITLTVTDAAKDWLIAQGYDEAMGARPLRRVIERNIRDKVTDFYLDHLKAKKLQADLIDGAIIVSEVQPASDKPKKEASGAK, via the coding sequence ATGGCAAACTTTAACGATCCGTTTTTCAATCATGACATGGACGATGTATTCAATCAGATGCTTCAAGGAATGGGTAAAGGCGAGTCAGCCCGTTATGTGGTGAATGGCCACGAAATGACGCCGGATGAATTTGCGCAGTATCGTGCGACCGGCCAGCTGCCAAAGCAAGGCGATGAAATCCCGGTTGAAACGACTGGCGAACAAGCCGTCAAGAAAGGCGGTATTCTTGAAAAGCTTGGCCGCAACCTGACGCAAGAAGCCAAGGATGGTCTGCTTGATCCGGTGATTGGCCGTGATCACGAAATTCAGGAAACTGCCGAAATTTTGAGTCGGCGGACGAAGAATAATCCAATTTTGGTCGGTGACGCCGGTGTCGGCAAGACCGCGGTGGTTGAAGGCTTGGCACAAGCGATTGTGAAGGGCAATGTACCTGAATCAATTAAAGACAAGCAGATTTGGTCGATTGATCTGTCGAATCTGGAAGCAGGCACGCAATATCGTGGCAGCTTTGAAGAAAAGATTCAGAATCTGATCAAAGAAGTGAAAGCTGCTGGCAATGTGATTCTGTTCTTTGATGAAATCCATCAAATTCTTGGCGCCGGTGCAACTGGTGGCGAAGAGTCTGGCGGTAAGGGGCTCGCGGATATTATCAAGCCGGCTTTGTCGCGTGGTGAAATCACTGTGATCGGTGCGACGACGCAGGATGAATATCGCAATACCATTATGAAGGACAGCGCCTTGGCACGTCGGTTTAACGATGTCACGATCAATGAACCGAGTGCTGCCGACACAGTCAAGATTCTGGAAGGCGTCAAGAAGCTTTACGAACAGCATCATCACGTTCAGTTACCGGAAAATGTTTTGAAGGCGGCGGTGGATTACAGTATTCAATATATTCCACAGCGCTCCTTGCCGGATAAAGCAATTGACCTCATTGATATGACCGCGGCACACTTAGCCAGCAAGCATCCGATTGTTGACAAGGTGGAACTGGAAAAGCAAATCAAGGATCTCAACGCGCAAAAGGATGCAGCGGCAAAAGCTGAAGATTTTGAAAAAGCTGCCAACCTTAAGAAGGAGATTGCCGACAAGCAACATCAGCTTGAAGGAACGAACAACGAGAAGCCTGTCGTCGCAACCCCGAATGATGTCGCTGCAGCTGTTGAACGTTTGACTGGCATTCCGGTTTCCAAGCTGGGTGCATCCGATATTGAACGGCTGAAAGGCATTGGTAAGCGCCTGAAGGGTAAGGTAATTGGCCAAGACGAAGCCGTTGATATGGTTGCCCGCGCTATTCGCCGGAACCGGGCTGGCTTTGATGAAGGTAACCGCCCAATTGGCAGCTTCCTGTTTGTTGGACCAACCGGTGTCGGGAAGACTGAATTAGCTAAGCAGTTGGCGTTAGATCTTTTCGGCAGTAAAGATGCGATCATCCGGTTAGATATGTCCGAATATAGCGATCGTACAGCGGTATCCAAACTGATTGGCACCAGCGCAGGCTATGTTGGCTACAATGACAACAAGAACACGCTGACAGAGCAAGTACGGCGCAATCCTTATTCCATCGTCTTACTCGATGAAATCGAAAAGGCTGATCCACAAGTCTTGACGCTGTTGCTGCAAGTCTTAGACGATGGTCGGTTAACAGATGGCCAAGGTAATGTCGTTGACTTTAAGAATACCGTCATCATTGCCACTTCCAATGCTGGGTTTGGCAATGAAGCATTAACTGGCGAGAAGGAGAAGGACGAAGATTTGATGAAACGGTTGGCGCCTTACTTCCGTCCTGAATTTCTGAACCGGTTTAACGGGATTGTTGAATTCAGTCACTTAACCAAGAATGATTTGGGTAAGATCGTTGACTTGATGCTTGAAGACGTCAACAAGACTTTGGCGAAGAAAGGCATCACGCTCACCGTGACGGATGCAGCCAAAGATTGGTTGATTGCCCAAGGTTACGATGAAGCGATGGGTGCACGACCATTACGGCGGGTCATTGAACGCAACATCCGCGATAAGGTTACCGACTTCTACCTGGATCACCTGAAGGCTAAGAAGTTACAGGCTGACTTGATTGATGGTGCGATTATCGTCAGTGAAGTGCAACCAGCAAGCGACAAGCCAAAGAAAGAAGCTAGCGGTGCGAAGTAA
- a CDS encoding YitT family protein: MQKTMRHPVLKWLWIMAALALIAVSINMFYAPHAVAAGGATGIAILVQEVAGIQVGLTTMAVNLLMLGLAWFFLDRSTLKRILFGSFMLPLLLWITPEINLVTDRLLAIIVGSVVFAFGVGLLYQMDASSGGTTVPPLIFKKYFGLKPSVMLLITDVIVSLFNIPVSGVEAFILAVFALTITSLVMNYVETGFDRKKAVYIMSDQLDMLKQRIRDETPHGLTVQPVVGGFSDENREMLMVVVEQSDFRRLIELIHGIDPDAFILTVAATEVHGGSI; the protein is encoded by the coding sequence ATGCAAAAAACGATGCGACATCCGGTGCTGAAATGGCTGTGGATCATGGCGGCGCTTGCGCTTATTGCGGTGAGTATCAATATGTTTTACGCCCCGCATGCAGTGGCTGCTGGTGGCGCAACCGGGATCGCGATTCTGGTTCAGGAAGTGGCCGGGATTCAAGTTGGCTTAACCACCATGGCTGTTAATCTGCTGATGCTAGGGCTAGCATGGTTTTTCCTCGATCGCAGCACCTTAAAACGCATTCTTTTTGGCAGTTTCATGCTGCCATTACTTTTGTGGATCACGCCTGAGATTAACCTTGTGACCGATCGGCTATTGGCCATTATTGTCGGGAGTGTGGTATTTGCTTTTGGGGTCGGCTTGCTTTACCAAATGGATGCTTCCAGCGGTGGAACGACGGTACCGCCGCTAATTTTCAAGAAATATTTTGGTTTGAAGCCGTCTGTTATGTTACTGATCACGGATGTCATCGTTTCGCTCTTCAATATTCCGGTGTCAGGTGTTGAGGCCTTCATTCTTGCTGTATTTGCACTCACGATCACGAGTCTGGTCATGAATTATGTCGAAACCGGCTTTGACCGTAAAAAAGCCGTTTACATCATGAGCGATCAGCTGGATATGTTGAAACAGCGGATTCGTGACGAAACGCCACACGGGTTAACGGTACAACCGGTTGTCGGCGGCTTTTCAGATGAAAACAGGGAGATGTTGATGGTCGTCGTTGAGCAAAGTGATTTCCGGCGCCTGATTGAACTGATTCATGGTATTGATCCCGATGCCTTTATTCTGACCGTAGCCGCGACTGAAGTTCATGGCGGTAGTATTTGA
- a CDS encoding LCP family protein: protein MKKILVRVLLVVLVAALGFGGFVYYMVHNSTSQIYSYNKKTNKSSDDKTTSKKPVAYLLLGTDTGELGRSYKGRTDTMIVMVLNPKSKTTTMVSVPRDTKVDFDDVTIKINAAYSYGSSDTAMEAVEKLLNIKLDGYLLVNMKGLEQMVDAVGGVTVTSPLSFDYEGKSFVKGQSYDLNGSDALKFSRMRYDDPQGDYGRQMRQQLILTSVIGKLKKNPTTVLSQKFLDAVGKNVRTDVSLGSVKNLATDYRDAGNTIKSDQLHGTGQNIDGQDYEVMSDKELTRAHDVIQNALDAK from the coding sequence ATGAAAAAGATCCTAGTACGCGTTCTACTCGTCGTACTCGTTGCTGCGCTGGGGTTTGGCGGCTTCGTGTACTACATGGTTCACAACTCGACATCGCAAATATATTCCTATAATAAGAAGACAAACAAATCTTCCGATGATAAAACCACCAGCAAAAAGCCGGTCGCATACTTACTGCTCGGTACAGACACAGGCGAACTTGGCCGCTCCTACAAAGGCCGTACCGACACCATGATCGTGATGGTACTCAACCCCAAATCAAAAACAACCACCATGGTCTCAGTCCCACGTGACACCAAAGTCGATTTTGATGACGTCACAATCAAAATCAACGCAGCCTATTCTTACGGTTCCTCTGACACCGCCATGGAAGCCGTTGAGAAGCTGTTAAACATCAAATTGGATGGTTACCTGCTCGTCAACATGAAAGGCCTAGAACAGATGGTAGATGCCGTTGGTGGCGTCACAGTAACCTCGCCATTAAGCTTTGACTATGAAGGCAAATCATTTGTTAAGGGTCAGTCATATGACTTAAACGGCAGTGACGCCTTGAAGTTCTCGCGGATGCGGTATGACGATCCTCAAGGGGATTATGGCCGTCAGATGCGGCAACAGCTCATTTTGACGTCTGTTATCGGTAAGCTTAAGAAGAATCCAACGACTGTGTTGAGTCAGAAGTTCCTCGATGCTGTTGGGAAGAATGTTCGGACTGATGTTTCGCTAGGGTCGGTTAAGAACTTGGCAACCGATTACCGTGATGCTGGCAATACGATCAAGAGTGATCAGTTGCATGGTACTGGTCAGAATATTGATGGGCAAGATTATGAAGTGATGTCTGATAAAGAACTTACAAGGGCACATGATGTTATCCAAAATGCGTTAGATGCAAAGTAA
- a CDS encoding tyrosine-protein phosphatase, whose product MIDVHCHMLPGIDDGSKDLTTSLELAQAAVADGITHALMTPHHMNGRYTNHATDVIRMTDEFQDELDRRNIPLTVFPCQEVRINGQLLEAIDHNDILTCDVSGHYVLIEFPSDDVPLYTQNMLFEVMQRGMIPVIVHPERNTRLMKHPGLLYQMVERGAFAQVTASSYVGTFGKKVQQFSEDIIDAGLAHVFASDAHHLPGRSYEMSAAFKRLTRKRGEKKARIFEENARALVNGDPLVRFNERKVEKRLLSRY is encoded by the coding sequence ATGATTGATGTGCATTGCCATATGTTACCGGGAATTGATGATGGTTCAAAAGACTTAACCACGTCGCTTGAATTGGCACAGGCGGCGGTGGCTGATGGGATTACGCATGCGTTGATGACGCCGCACCATATGAATGGCCGGTATACGAATCATGCGACTGACGTGATTCGGATGACAGATGAGTTTCAAGACGAGTTAGACCGCCGCAATATTCCACTGACGGTTTTCCCGTGTCAGGAAGTGCGGATTAATGGGCAGTTGTTAGAAGCAATTGACCATAACGACATTCTGACTTGTGACGTGAGCGGGCATTATGTGTTAATTGAATTTCCGTCTGACGATGTGCCGCTTTATACCCAAAATATGTTGTTTGAAGTGATGCAGCGTGGCATGATTCCGGTCATTGTCCATCCTGAACGGAATACCCGACTGATGAAGCATCCCGGTTTGCTTTATCAGATGGTTGAGCGCGGAGCTTTTGCACAGGTGACGGCTAGTAGCTATGTGGGCACTTTTGGGAAAAAGGTACAACAATTTTCCGAAGACATTATCGATGCGGGGTTAGCACATGTCTTTGCCTCTGATGCCCATCACTTACCGGGTCGCAGTTATGAGATGAGTGCAGCGTTCAAGCGGTTGACTCGTAAGCGTGGCGAAAAGAAAGCTCGGATTTTTGAGGAAAATGCCCGGGCCTTGGTTAATGGGGATCCGTTAGTGCGGTTTAATGAGCGTAAGGTTGAAAAGCGTTTGTTGTCGCGGTATTAA